A window of the Streptomyces formicae genome harbors these coding sequences:
- a CDS encoding NAD-dependent epimerase/dehydratase family protein: MSGEDLAVFASDGGPVLVTGGTGHVGGHTVARLLQKGYRTHVTVREPGREAEALALVRPAGVDPADRLELAVAYVGSDDGWAAAVDGVSHVLHLASPFPFTPPETGDAGGRQHPGVTASARS, translated from the coding sequence ATGTCTGGCGAGGATCTTGCCGTCTTCGCATCCGACGGCGGGCCGGTGCTGGTCACCGGTGGCACCGGACACGTCGGCGGTCATACGGTCGCAAGGCTGCTGCAAAAGGGGTACCGCACCCACGTGACGGTCCGGGAGCCCGGCCGGGAGGCCGAGGCGCTGGCCCTGGTCCGCCCGGCCGGGGTCGATCCGGCCGACCGGCTGGAGCTCGCCGTGGCGTACGTGGGCAGTGACGACGGCTGGGCGGCCGCCGTGGACGGTGTCAGCCATGTGCTGCACCTGGCGTCGCCCTTCCCGTTCACCCCGCCCGAGACCGGTGATGCCGGAGGGCGACAGCATCCGGGCGTGACCGCCTCCGCGCGCTCGTAG
- a CDS encoding cupin domain-containing protein — protein MANSEPVSNPPEHQGQRSEAWKTAVTVIQEAKPPHVPEGAEVATLLVEFPPGDPGTPPHRHFGPAFGYVLEGEMLFELEGEPERVVRAGEAFWEPGGDVIHYQDGNNRTDIPSRFVVTMMCEPDKPMLVLVDEEELAQRKDRRAPRPS, from the coding sequence ATGGCGAACAGCGAACCTGTGTCGAACCCCCCGGAGCACCAGGGACAGCGGTCCGAGGCATGGAAGACGGCGGTCACCGTGATCCAGGAGGCCAAACCGCCCCATGTGCCCGAGGGTGCGGAGGTCGCGACCCTGCTCGTCGAGTTTCCCCCGGGAGACCCCGGTACCCCTCCGCACCGGCACTTCGGACCGGCCTTCGGCTATGTGCTGGAGGGCGAGATGCTGTTCGAGCTGGAAGGGGAGCCCGAGCGGGTCGTCCGGGCCGGGGAGGCGTTCTGGGAACCGGGGGGCGACGTGATCCACTACCAGGACGGCAACAACCGCACGGACATCCCCAGTCGGTTCGTCGTCACGATGATGTGCGAACCGGACAAGCCCATGCTCGTCCTCGTCGACGAAGAGGAACTGGCACAGCGCAAGGACAGGCGAGCCCCCCGGCCGTCCTAG
- a CDS encoding beta-N-acetylhexosaminidase family protein has translation MRTSRIAWGAPLAAAITAAALVLSASPPTPDSSPPQDLAARPAGSALPAVHPTPQSLTRAGSDVPVTRRAVLVTDARTDQAAAARLRELLRAHGATSIDTATPRQASAAPNRPGDASLTVLLGPASRPDIAEALDGTRAPERAEGYALSARSERRAPDVIALGGHDTAGQFYAVQTLRQLFRPAGGHRWSVAGVQAADFPAMPLRGTIEGFYGLPWTHQERLDQMDFYGDVKANTYIYAPKDDPYHRGKWREPYPADKLKELGELVGRASANHVRFTFAVSPGESICYSDAADRDALKTKLQALYDLGTRAFSIPLDDISYTRWNCDGDQAAYGAPGRAAAAAAQVDLLNDIQRNFIATHEGAQPLQTVPTEYGDLTDTAYKQAIRATLDPAVVMMWTGTDVVPPSITGAQAEAASALFGRKVFVWDNYPVNDYFNTSGRLLLAPYDKREAGLSGHLSGIVANPMNQPYASKVAVFGAAAFAWNDRAYQAATNWHGAMSYLAGGDRAATEALLVLGDLEHLAPTFGATPWQNQAPRLAARVQEFWADWDGGDRDRAVRELRGYARSIQQAPATIRGGAVQQGFVTDAEDWLDATVLWGEAAVKMLDALAARNHGDEERAGTLAAASRELQDRAKAIRTVPARNTWGEAQPKVGDGVLDTFLTQAEARLAEGDSAG, from the coding sequence GTGAGAACTAGCAGGATCGCGTGGGGCGCCCCACTCGCAGCCGCGATCACCGCAGCCGCTCTCGTGCTGAGTGCTTCGCCCCCCACGCCCGACTCGTCGCCGCCCCAAGACCTCGCGGCCCGTCCCGCCGGCTCGGCGCTGCCCGCCGTCCACCCCACGCCCCAGTCGCTCACCCGGGCCGGCTCCGACGTCCCCGTCACCCGCCGGGCCGTCCTCGTCACCGACGCCCGCACGGACCAGGCGGCCGCGGCCCGGCTGCGCGAGCTCCTCAGGGCGCACGGGGCGACGAGCATCGACACCGCCACACCTCGCCAGGCGTCGGCGGCCCCCAACCGGCCGGGCGACGCAAGCCTCACGGTGCTCCTCGGCCCCGCCTCCCGCCCCGACATCGCCGAGGCGCTGGACGGCACTCGCGCCCCCGAGCGCGCCGAGGGCTACGCCCTGAGCGCCCGGTCGGAGCGGCGGGCGCCGGACGTGATAGCCCTGGGCGGCCACGACACCGCCGGGCAGTTCTACGCCGTCCAGACCCTGCGCCAGCTCTTCCGCCCCGCCGGGGGCCACCGCTGGTCCGTCGCCGGCGTCCAGGCCGCCGACTTCCCCGCCATGCCGCTGCGCGGCACGATCGAGGGGTTCTACGGCCTGCCCTGGACCCACCAGGAACGCCTGGACCAGATGGACTTCTACGGCGACGTGAAGGCCAACACCTATATCTACGCGCCCAAGGACGACCCGTACCACCGCGGCAAGTGGCGGGAGCCCTACCCGGCCGACAAGCTGAAGGAGCTCGGCGAACTGGTCGGCCGCGCGAGCGCCAACCACGTCCGCTTCACCTTCGCGGTCTCTCCCGGCGAGTCGATCTGCTACTCGGACGCCGCCGACCGCGACGCCCTCAAGACCAAGCTCCAGGCCCTGTACGACCTGGGCACACGCGCCTTCTCCATACCGCTCGACGACATCAGCTACACCCGCTGGAACTGCGACGGCGACCAGGCGGCGTACGGCGCCCCCGGACGGGCCGCCGCGGCCGCGGCCCAGGTCGACCTGCTCAACGACATCCAGCGGAACTTCATCGCCACCCACGAGGGCGCGCAGCCCCTGCAGACAGTTCCCACCGAGTACGGCGACCTGACCGACACCGCCTACAAGCAGGCGATCCGGGCCACGCTCGACCCCGCCGTCGTGATGATGTGGACCGGCACGGACGTCGTACCGCCCAGCATCACCGGCGCACAGGCCGAGGCGGCGTCCGCGCTCTTCGGCCGCAAGGTCTTCGTCTGGGACAACTATCCGGTCAACGACTACTTCAACACGAGCGGACGGCTGCTGCTCGCCCCGTACGACAAGCGTGAGGCCGGCCTCTCCGGCCACCTCAGCGGCATCGTCGCCAACCCGATGAACCAGCCCTACGCGAGCAAGGTCGCCGTCTTCGGCGCCGCAGCCTTCGCCTGGAACGACCGCGCCTACCAGGCCGCAACGAACTGGCACGGCGCGATGTCCTACCTCGCCGGGGGCGACCGCGCGGCCACCGAAGCACTGCTCGTCCTCGGCGACCTCGAACACCTCGCCCCCACCTTCGGGGCCACGCCCTGGCAGAACCAGGCACCCCGACTCGCCGCCCGCGTCCAGGAGTTCTGGGCCGACTGGGACGGCGGCGACCGCGACCGGGCGGTCAGGGAGCTGCGCGGCTACGCACGGAGCATCCAGCAGGCGCCGGCCACCATCCGCGGCGGTGCGGTGCAGCAGGGATTCGTCACCGACGCCGAGGACTGGCTCGACGCCACCGTGCTGTGGGGCGAGGCGGCCGTGAAGATGCTCGACGCACTCGCCGCCAGGAACCACGGCGACGAGGAGCGCGCCGGAACTCTGGCCGCCGCATCCCGCGAGCTGCAGGACCGGGCCAAGGCGATCCGCACCGTACCGGCCCGCAACACCTGGGGCGAGGCCCAGCCCAAGGTCGGCGACGGCGTCCTGGACACCTTCCTCACGCAGGCCGAAGCCCGGCTCGCAGAGGGGGACTCCGCCGGGTAG
- a CDS encoding ferredoxin reductase produces the protein MARAAVPGRLGDRPRWRTGEVVDRHAESATAVTLVLHVPDWPGHLAGQHIDVRLTAEDGYRAHRSYSVASAPDGERVELTVQRVPDGEVSPYLVDELLTGNFVEIRGPVGGWFVWRPEQKEPVLLVAGGSGLAPLMSMIRTRDAAGSRIPFRLLYSVRDPEARLYATELRKGSPGLDTAYVYTRTAPDNWPRPPGRLTPEDLVRGGWPPDFAPACYVCGPTGFVEQAAASLVLLGHPPERIRTERFGPSGG, from the coding sequence ATGGCGAGAGCAGCGGTACCAGGGCGACTAGGCGATCGTCCGCGCTGGCGGACCGGCGAGGTCGTGGACCGGCACGCGGAGTCGGCGACGGCCGTGACGCTGGTGCTGCATGTGCCGGACTGGCCGGGGCACTTGGCGGGCCAGCACATCGACGTCCGGCTGACGGCGGAGGACGGGTACCGCGCACATCGCAGCTACTCCGTGGCGTCCGCACCGGACGGCGAACGGGTGGAGCTGACGGTGCAGCGCGTGCCCGACGGCGAGGTGTCGCCGTATCTCGTGGACGAGCTCCTGACGGGGAACTTCGTGGAGATCCGCGGCCCCGTCGGCGGATGGTTCGTCTGGCGGCCCGAGCAGAAGGAACCGGTCCTGCTGGTGGCAGGCGGTTCCGGGCTCGCGCCGCTGATGTCCATGATCCGGACGCGGGACGCGGCGGGCAGCCGCATCCCCTTCAGGCTGCTGTACTCCGTACGCGACCCAGAAGCCCGCCTGTACGCGACCGAACTGCGAAAGGGCTCACCGGGCTTGGACACCGCCTACGTCTACACGCGTACGGCGCCCGACAACTGGCCGCGCCCGCCGGGCCGGCTGACACCCGAGGATCTGGTGCGGGGCGGCTGGCCCCCGGACTTCGCTCCTGCCTGTTACGTCTGCGGACCCACCGGGTTCGTCGAGCAGGCCGCCGCCTCCCTGGTGCTCCTCGGCCACCCTCCCGAGCGCATCAGGACAGAGCGTTTCGGCCCCAGTGGAGGATGA
- a CDS encoding SDR family oxidoreductase: protein MKFTVLGGSGLIGSKVVERLRAAGHDVVPASLSSGVDVLSGKGLEQALSGTDVVINLTNSPTFDEASIGFFETSMSNIGAAAEAAGVRHSVILSIVGVDKVPKLDYYLAKVTQENILKNGSTPYSIVHATQFYEFVQGIMSMTTEGDTVRLPSTPVQPIAAADVAAAVAATASDAPLQGIRSIAGPDVFPLDELGRITLAARPDGRSVVTDEEAGMFAVVPGTVLTAPEDADLAPTHYRDWLQQS from the coding sequence ATGAAGTTCACAGTCCTGGGGGGAAGCGGTCTGATCGGCTCGAAGGTGGTCGAGCGGCTGAGAGCGGCCGGCCACGACGTCGTACCCGCTTCGCTCTCCAGCGGGGTCGACGTGCTCAGCGGCAAGGGCCTGGAACAGGCTCTCTCGGGCACCGACGTGGTGATCAACCTGACGAACTCCCCCACCTTCGACGAGGCCTCGATCGGCTTCTTCGAGACGTCGATGAGCAACATCGGGGCCGCGGCGGAGGCGGCCGGGGTCCGCCACTCCGTGATCCTCTCGATCGTCGGCGTGGACAAGGTGCCGAAGCTCGACTACTACCTGGCCAAGGTCACCCAGGAGAACATCCTCAAGAACGGGTCGACCCCGTACTCGATCGTGCATGCCACGCAGTTCTACGAGTTCGTCCAGGGGATCATGTCCATGACGACCGAGGGTGACACCGTCCGGCTGCCGTCCACCCCCGTGCAGCCGATCGCCGCCGCCGACGTCGCCGCCGCGGTCGCCGCGACCGCCTCCGACGCCCCCTTGCAGGGCATCCGCAGCATCGCGGGCCCCGATGTCTTCCCCCTCGACGAGCTGGGCCGGATCACCCTGGCCGCCCGCCCAGACGGCCGCAGCGTGGTCACCGACGAGGAGGCGGGCATGTTCGCCGTGGTCCCCGGAACCGTGCTGACCGCACCGGAGGACGCCGATCTCGCCCCGACGCACTACAGGGACTGGCTCCAGCAGTCGTAG
- a CDS encoding molybdopterin-dependent oxidoreductase yields the protein MPIISRGFHGRRPADDRKLPPGQFETFDFPVLSAGPTPHVAQEDWELDITTEDGARHSWDWAAFMALPMESPTVDLHCVTRWSKFGTEWQGVSLDVLLEDVETAAEFAFIHAHGGYTTNLPLEDLLDGQAWIVHRYDGEDLAPEHGGPARLLVPHLYLWKSAKWVRGIELRQDDEPGFWESAGYHDYGDPWREQRYQGD from the coding sequence GTGCCCATTATCTCGCGCGGATTCCACGGCCGACGGCCCGCCGACGACCGGAAGCTGCCGCCCGGCCAATTCGAGACGTTCGACTTCCCGGTGCTCTCGGCCGGCCCCACCCCGCACGTGGCCCAGGAGGACTGGGAGCTCGACATCACCACCGAGGACGGTGCCCGGCACAGCTGGGACTGGGCGGCCTTCATGGCGCTGCCCATGGAGTCGCCCACGGTCGACCTGCACTGCGTGACCAGGTGGTCGAAGTTCGGCACGGAGTGGCAGGGCGTCTCCTTGGACGTGCTGCTGGAGGACGTGGAGACGGCCGCCGAATTCGCATTCATCCACGCTCATGGCGGGTACACCACCAATCTGCCGCTGGAGGACCTCCTCGACGGGCAGGCGTGGATCGTGCACCGCTACGACGGCGAGGACCTGGCTCCCGAACACGGCGGCCCGGCGCGGCTCCTCGTCCCGCACCTGTACCTGTGGAAGTCCGCGAAGTGGGTGCGCGGGATCGAGCTCCGCCAGGACGACGAACCGGGGTTCTGGGAGAGCGCCGGCTATCACGACTACGGAGACCCATGGCGAGAGCAGCGGTACCAGGGCGACTAG
- the nhaA gene encoding Na+/H+ antiporter NhaA yields MSEGATPQGFSGLTARSSDSGSPLRDFLRTETGSAVVLMAAALAALAWANVAPAAYEALWHTELSVRVGRYGVGLGLREWVNSGLMTLFFFVVGLEARREFDMGELRERKRVTLPLLAGLSGMLVPVGLYLAVNVGEPSAYGWGAAMSTDTAFALGMLALIGKRMPPGLRVFILTLSVVDDFVALAVVAGVYSGPLSMAALLCAAAVFAVVLMARAAGLRCGAVYALLGAVLWLALLESGIDPVVTGLAMGLLTSAHPAARSELERASDLFRFFREQPTPDLERSVRRGLASALSPNERLQRQYHLWTSFVIAPLFALANAGIELSGEQLSRAFTSPITLGVLLALVLGKPLGILGASSLTTLLSGGRLRPPAGWGAVAVGGSLAGAAFTVSLLIADLAFDGTQLADAKVGVLSAVLCSFALGLLLTRLLAFLPKRLRLRALLGRAESMVDLAVPVDPERDHVRGPNDAPVTVVEYGDFECPYCGQAEPVVRELLRDVGGVRYVWRHLPLNDVHPHAQLAAEAAEAAAGQRRFWEMHDLLLDHQGALLAPDLLRYAAELGLDAERFRRDLRAHRAAARVAEDVESADLSGVSGTPTFFVNGRRHHGAYDIAGLKAAVREARARAAVMG; encoded by the coding sequence GTGAGCGAAGGCGCGACGCCCCAGGGCTTCTCCGGTCTGACCGCGAGGAGCAGTGACTCAGGGTCACCGCTGCGGGACTTCCTGCGTACGGAGACCGGCAGTGCCGTCGTGCTCATGGCCGCGGCCCTCGCCGCCCTCGCCTGGGCGAACGTGGCACCCGCGGCGTACGAGGCGCTGTGGCACACGGAGCTGTCCGTGCGGGTCGGGCGGTACGGGGTCGGCCTCGGGCTGCGCGAGTGGGTCAACAGCGGCCTCATGACCCTGTTCTTCTTCGTGGTCGGACTGGAGGCGCGCCGCGAGTTCGACATGGGTGAGCTCCGCGAACGCAAGCGCGTGACCCTGCCGCTGCTGGCCGGACTCAGCGGCATGCTCGTGCCGGTCGGCCTCTACCTGGCCGTCAACGTGGGGGAGCCGTCCGCGTACGGCTGGGGGGCGGCGATGTCCACGGACACCGCGTTCGCGCTCGGCATGCTCGCCCTCATCGGCAAGCGGATGCCGCCGGGCCTGCGCGTGTTCATCCTGACCCTCTCCGTCGTCGACGACTTCGTGGCCCTGGCCGTCGTCGCCGGCGTGTACAGCGGCCCCCTCTCGATGGCGGCCCTGCTCTGCGCGGCCGCGGTGTTCGCCGTGGTCCTGATGGCGCGCGCGGCCGGACTGCGGTGCGGAGCGGTGTACGCGCTGCTCGGCGCGGTGCTCTGGCTCGCGTTGCTGGAATCGGGCATCGACCCGGTCGTCACCGGGCTCGCCATGGGGCTGCTCACCAGCGCACATCCCGCGGCGCGCAGCGAACTCGAGCGCGCGAGCGACCTGTTCCGCTTCTTCCGGGAGCAGCCCACCCCGGATCTCGAACGGTCCGTACGACGCGGGCTGGCCTCCGCGCTCTCCCCCAACGAACGTCTGCAGCGGCAGTACCACCTCTGGACCAGCTTCGTCATCGCACCGCTCTTCGCGCTCGCCAACGCCGGTATCGAGCTGAGCGGAGAGCAGCTCTCCCGCGCGTTCACCTCGCCCATCACTCTCGGCGTCCTGCTCGCCCTCGTCCTCGGCAAGCCCCTCGGAATCCTGGGCGCTTCGTCGCTGACGACGCTGCTGAGCGGCGGACGGCTGCGGCCCCCGGCCGGCTGGGGCGCGGTCGCGGTCGGCGGCTCCCTCGCGGGCGCGGCCTTCACGGTGTCGCTGCTGATCGCCGACCTCGCCTTCGACGGTACGCAGCTGGCCGACGCGAAGGTCGGTGTGCTCAGCGCGGTCCTCTGTTCCTTCGCGCTCGGCCTGCTGTTGACCCGGCTCCTCGCGTTCCTGCCCAAGCGGCTGCGTCTGCGAGCCCTGCTCGGCCGCGCGGAGAGCATGGTCGACCTCGCGGTGCCCGTCGACCCCGAGCGCGACCATGTGCGCGGCCCGAACGACGCCCCGGTCACGGTCGTCGAGTACGGCGACTTCGAGTGTCCGTACTGCGGTCAGGCCGAGCCGGTGGTCCGGGAGCTGCTCAGGGACGTCGGGGGCGTCCGCTACGTATGGCGTCATCTGCCGCTCAACGACGTCCACCCGCACGCCCAGCTGGCAGCGGAGGCGGCAGAGGCGGCGGCCGGGCAGAGGCGGTTCTGGGAGATGCACGACCTGCTGCTCGACCACCAGGGCGCCCTGCTCGCCCCTGACCTCCTGCGCTACGCGGCGGAACTGGGCCTGGACGCCGAGCGATTCCGACGCGACCTGCGGGCGCACCGGGCCGCGGCGCGTGTGGCCGAGGACGTCGAGTCGGCGGACCTCAGCGGGGTCTCGGGGACACCGACGTTCTTCGTCAACGGCCGCAGGCACCACGGTGCCTACGACATCGCCGGGCTCAAGGCCGCGGTGCGGGAGGCTCGGGCGCGGGCAGCCGTGATGGGCTGA
- a CDS encoding DUF6510 family protein, which translates to MTIPADGSPAEFAYMDGNALAGPLSEVFTVDVTSATSRCVHCGRTGPVAGLRVYAHAPGLVARCEGCDEVVLRMVRGAETLWLDMRGTVALAFPVDGG; encoded by the coding sequence ATGACGATTCCGGCAGACGGCTCCCCCGCCGAGTTCGCGTACATGGACGGCAACGCCCTGGCAGGGCCGCTCTCCGAGGTGTTCACGGTCGACGTGACCAGCGCGACCAGCCGCTGTGTGCACTGCGGCCGCACGGGACCCGTTGCCGGACTGCGCGTGTACGCGCACGCTCCCGGCCTGGTGGCACGCTGCGAGGGGTGCGACGAGGTGGTGCTGCGCATGGTCCGCGGCGCCGAGACGCTCTGGCTCGACATGCGGGGCACCGTGGCGCTCGCGTTCCCCGTGGACGGCGGGTGA